From the genome of Eucalyptus grandis isolate ANBG69807.140 chromosome 2, ASM1654582v1, whole genome shotgun sequence, one region includes:
- the LOC104442317 gene encoding probable apyrase 7 yields the protein MVLSKIANLFSAVKGRGSGPHASGVRYMLPSGLPPNGGSSAYTSGFTNAGHKNDLRHSSSLQDLPSYHGLVFDDGNLNGTHSKPPHPLWRDNVVSSFSKEKSSPGGSAFPRRKWIRRILVLLCLLLFFLLIYMVSMYAYAYWSQGTSKFYVVLDCGSTGTRVYVYQASLNYKKDGSLPLVIKSFNEGVKKKPQSQSGRAYDRMETEPGFDKLVHNVSGLTAAINPLVRWAKKQIPKQSHKTTSLFLYATAGVRRLPEADSRWLLDNAWPILKTSPFLCKKEWVKIISGVEEAYYGWAALNYRTHMLGFMPKKATFGALDLGGSSLQVTFESKENMRNSSSLKLRIGASDHHLNAYSLSGYGLNDAFDKSVARLVKIPPESKNTDLTHGNVELKHPCLHSGYKERYICSQCASNFKEGGSPVVQRRKLGKGGKPGISLHLIGAPNWEECSALAKVAVNISEWSRLSPGIDCDLQPCALPDNLARPHGHFYAMSGFFVVYRFFNLTADATLDDVLEKGREFCEKTWEVAKNSVAPQPFIEQYCFRAPYIALLLREGLHITDNQITIGSGGITWTLGAALLESGKAFPMRMGLHSYEVLQMRVNPVLLMAILLATLSVLLCALSRVYNWMPRFFRRSYLPLFKHNSASAASVLNVPSPFRFQRWSPINSGDQRVKMPLSPTIGDSQQGPFGFGHGLGGSGIQLTESSLYPSTSSVSHSFSSSSLGQMQYDSSGMSPFWSSGRSQMRLQSRRSQSREDLNSSLAEAHMAKV from the exons ATGGTGCTTAGTAAAATTGCGAATCTCTTTTCGGCGGTGAAGGGCCGGGGTTCGGGTCCACATGCCTCCGGTGTTCGGTATATGTTGCCATCCGGATTGCCTCCCAATGGGGGTTCTTCTGCTTATACTTCTGGCTTCACAAACGCTGGGCATAAGAACGATTTGCGGCATTCGTCGTCTCTCCAAGATTTACCATCATATCACGGGCTTGTTTTTGATGATGGCAATCTCAATGGGACGCACTCTAAACCTCCCCACCCTTTGTGGAGAGATAATGTCGTGTCTAGCTTTTCGAAGGAGAAGTCTTCACCAGGAGGAAGTGCATTTCCACGGAGGAAATGGATACGGAGGATCTTGGTTCTTTTATgcctccttttgttttttctattaATATACATGGTGTCAATGTATGCCTATGCATATTGGTCTCAAGGAACATCCAAATTTTATGTCGTTTTAGATTGTGGGAGCACGGGAACTAGAGTTTATGTATATCAAGCATCTCTTAATTACAAGAAAGATGGAAGCCTTCCTCTTGTGATCAAGTCCTTCAATGAAGGTGTAAAGAAGAAACCCCAATCTCAGAGTGGACGTGCATATGATCGCATGGAGACTGAACCTGGATTTGACAAGTTGGTCCATAATGTATCTGGCTTGACTGCTGCAATAAATCCACTTGTTCGGTGGGCAAAGAAGCAAATTCCCAAGCAGTCTCACAAGACtacatctctctttctctatgcCACGGCTGGGGTCCGGAGACTACCGGAAGCAGATTCAAGGTGGCTTCTTGACAATGCATGGCCCATATTGAAAACTTCACCTTTCTTGTGTAAGAAAGAGTGGGTTAAGATCATTTCCGGAGTGGAGGAGGCTTACTATGGATGGGCAGCTCTTAACTATCGAACACACATGTTAGGTTTTATGCCAAAGAAAGCAACATTTGGTGCACTTGATCTTGGCGGCTCTTCCTTGCAGGTTACGTTTGAAAGCAAGGAAAATATGCGTAACAGTTCCAGCTTAAAGCTTAGAATAGGTGCTAGTGACCATCATCTCAACGCCTATTCTCTCTCTGGATATGGTCTGAATGATGCGTTTGACAAGTCTGTTGCTCGTCTTGTCAAGATCCCTCCTGAAAGCAAAAATACAGATCTAACGCATGGCAATGTAGAGCTTAAACATCCTTGCTTGCATTCTGGATACAAGGAGCGATATATCTGTTCTCAATGTGCATCTAATTTTAAAGAAGGTGGAAGCCCTGTGGTTCAGAGAAGAAAGTTAGGTAAAGGTGGGAAACCTGGAATCTCCCTGCATCTCATTGGTGCCCCAAATTGGGAGGAATGCAGTGCACTTGCAAAGGTTGCTGTGAATATTTCTGAGTGGTCACGTCTAAGTCCAGGAATTGATTGTGACTTACAACCATGTGCTCTACCGGACAACCTGGCGCGTCCTCATGGCCATTTTTACGCCATGTCTGGTTTTTTTGTGGTTTATCGGTTTTTCAACCTGACTGCTGATGCCACACTTGATGATGTGTTGGAGAAGGGACGAGAGTTCTGTGAAAAAACTTGGGAAGTTGCAAAAAACAGCGTGGCCCCACAGCCCTTTATTGAACAATACTGCTTCAGGGCACCCTACATAGCTTTGTTGTTGCGAGAGGGATTGCACATTACGGATAACCAAATTACTATTGGATCTGGAGGTATCACTTGGACACTTGGAGCTGCACTTTTGGAATCAGGAAAAGCATTTCCAATGCGAATGGGCTTGCACAGTTACGAAGTCCTCCAAATGAGGGTAAATCCGGTACTTCTTATGGCAATTTTGCTGGCAACCTTGTCTGTCCTGCTTTGTGCACTGTCACGCGTTTACAATTGGATGCCGAGATTTTTCAGGAGGTCATATCTCCCACTTTTCAAGCATAATAGTGCTTCTGCAGCATCTGTTTTGAACGTTCCTTCTCCTTTTAGATTCCAGCGGTGGAGTCCCATCAATTCAG GGGATCAAAGAGTGAAGATGCCTTTGAGTCCAACAATTGGCGATTCTCAGCAAGGACCTTTTGGATTTGGACATGGTCTGGGTGGTAGTGGCATCCAGCTAACAGAATCATCTCTATATCCATCAACTAGCAGTGTTTCTCATAGTTTTTCTTCTAGTAGCTTGGGGCAGATGCAATATGATTCTAGTGGCATGAGTCCATTCTGGTCTTCTGGCAGAAGTCAGATGCGACTACAGAGTAGGAGATCACAATCTCGAGAAGATCTAAACTCTTCTTTGGCTGAGGCACACATGGCGAAAGTTTAG